From a region of the Triticum aestivum cultivar Chinese Spring chromosome 7D, IWGSC CS RefSeq v2.1, whole genome shotgun sequence genome:
- the LOC123167606 gene encoding pathogen-associated molecular patterns-induced protein A70, translating into MLEAAAIPELWSTVHGWFTPWVLFLVLNLVVLTIVVTSMAAAPAKGGEGAAPGADGERRNLAGRPSMELDRHRSPNLPRFTAPAPEAPATGVLDLGQPDNQPPPPLEMEPENPGKREHAHMERSMSEAAVEAELPRRPARLRKSASDKSAFAHVVAKKDTEVVEVRRPATTSDAERRSSLVAKPEPASEEEIQEAGSEVDARADEFINKFHHQLKQQRIDSFRRSRNTLHRRRAAVVPEAR; encoded by the coding sequence ATGCTGGAGGCGGCGGCGATCCCTGAGCTGTGGAGCACCGTGCACGGGTGGTTCACCCCATGGGTGCTGTTCCTCGTGCTCAACCTCGTCGTCCTCACCATCGTTGTCACCTCCATGGCCGCGGCCCCGGCGAAGGGCGGAGAAGGGGCTGCGCCCGGTGCTGACGGCGAGAGGAGGAACCTGGCGGGCCGGCCGTCAATGGAGCTCGACCGGCACCGGTCGCCCAACCTGCCTCGCTTCACCGCCCCCGCCCCTGAGGCCCCGGCGACCGGAGTACTGGATCTGGGGCAGCCCGAcaatcagccgccgccgccgctcgagaTGGAGCCGGAGAATCCGGGTAAGCGCGAGCACGCGCACATGGAGAGGAGCATGTCTGAGGCGGCGGTCGAGGCCGAGCtgccgcggcggccggcgaggctGCGCAAGTCGGCGAGCGACAAGTCGGCGTTCGCGCACGTCGTGGCCAAGAAGGACACCGAGGTGGTGGAGGTGCGCAGGCCGGCGACGACGAGTGATGCGGAGCGCCGCAGCTCCCTGGTGGCGAAACCGGAGCCGGCATCGGAGGAGGAGATCCAGGAGGCCGGCAGCGAGGTGGACGCGCGCGCGGACGAGTTCATCAACAAGTTCCACCACCAGCTGAAGCAGCAGCGCATCGACTCCTTCAGGCGCTCCCGGAATACGCTCCACCGCCGCCGGGCAGCCGTGGTGCCAGAGGCGCGCTAG